In the genome of Cyclopterus lumpus isolate fCycLum1 chromosome 19, fCycLum1.pri, whole genome shotgun sequence, one region contains:
- the LOC117748922 gene encoding cilia- and flagella-associated protein 251, with protein MAPVNGWVVGLLLVLLCPSQGPLSGVVSAQDVAEADGGLQVRNVAEVVAEEGKTTEGDDGAGEEDEQVAGEEDEKESDEEEEETTEEEAVEKGEEKEEVVEEEEDADEEEEEVDDEEEEEAGDEKEDAEEDDTEEEEDKEEGDEEEDDAEEEDEEGEEEDDAVEEEDDAEEEEDDEQGEEAADEEEEDDAEEEDAEEEEDDEQGEEAADEEEEDDAEEEDAEEEEDDEQGEEAADEEEEDDAEDEEADEAAEPTTDMLQFRSGSLCSVCSICEHCSNNCDECPCEEGEESDHCEHCQECSSCYICPILCDTVCTPGGLIDELTGTLFQ; from the exons ATGGCCCCTGTGAACGGCTGGGTAGTGGGGCTCCTGCTGGTCCTCCTGTGCCCATCGCAGGGCCCGCTCTCTGGAGTAGTGAGCGCCCAGGACGTGGCTGAAGCAGACGGAGGCCTCCAGGTCAGAAATGTTGCAGAGGTTGTGGCTGAAGAGGGCAAAACCACTGAGGGTGATGATGGtgcaggtgaggaagatgaacAGGTAgcgggagaggaggatgaaaaagagtcagatgaggaggaagaggagactactgaggaagaagctgttgaaaagggggaagaaaaggaagaggttgttgaggaagaagaagatgctgatgaggaagaagaagaggttgacgatgaggaggaagaagaggctgGCGATGAGAAGGAGGATGCAGAGGAGGACGAtactgaagaagaggaagataagGAAGAGGgcgatgaggaagaggatgatgctgaagaggaagacgaagagggggaggag GAAGACGATGCTGTAGAAGAGGAAGACGatgctgaagaagaggaagacgatgaacagggggaggaggctgcagatgaggaagaggaggatgatgctgaagaagaggatgctgaagaagaggaagatgatgaacagggggaggaggctgcagatgaggaagaggaggatgatgctgaagaagaggatgctgaagaagaggaagacgatgaacagggggaggaggctgcagatgaggaagaggaggatgatgctGAAGACGAAGAGGCCGATGAGGcagca GAGCCGACGACTGACATGCTGCAATTCCGTTCTGGCTCTTTGTGTAGCGTTTGCTCCATCTGTGAG CACTGCTCTAATAACTGTGACGAATGCCCTtgtgaagagggagaggagtccGACCACTGTGAGCACTGCCAA GAATGCTCATCCTGCTACATTTGCCCAATACTGTGTGACACCGTTTGCACACCAG GTGGCCTTATTGATGAGCTAACTGGAACCCTCTTTCAGTAA